The genomic region CGGATTTGCCGGTTATACCGGATGCCTCCATGGCGGCGTCCAGATGGTTGTGGATGACCTGGAAGGCCTCGGCATAGGAATCGTAGATGCGGATCTGTTCCTCGGTGAGTTCGTGCTCGAGGATCTCGTATTCGACGCCCTCAAATGAGAGCGACCGCGATGCGTAGAGGCCCATGGCTTTCAGGTCGCGCGCCAGCACCTCCATGGCGGCGACGCCGCCGTCCTCGATCGCCGCGATGAATTCGGAGCGCGTCGGGAAGGGAAAGTCGGCGCTGCCCCAGAGACCGAGCCGTTCGACATAGGCCAGCGATTCGACGTCCGTGGCGCCGGTCGCCGAAACGTAAACGACGCGGGCATCCGGCAATGCGCGCTGCAGGCGAAGGCCTGCCCTGCCCTGCTGCGACGCCGCCTTGTCGCCGCGCTCGGACTTGCCGCCGGCTGCGTTTGCCATCGCATGGCCTTCGTCGAAGACGATCACGCCGTCGAAATCGTCGCCGAGCCAGTCGACGATCTGCTGGACGCGCGAGCGTTTGCCTTCCCGCTCGTCGGTGCGCAGCGTCGCGAAGGTCGTAAAGAGGATGCCCTCTTCCAGCTTGATCGGCCTGCCCTGGCGGAACCGCGACAGCGGGGTCACCAGCAGCTTTTCCTGGCCCAGCGCGCCCCAGTCACGCTGGGCGTCCTCGATCAGCTTGTCGGACTTCGAAATCCAGACGTGGCGACGGCGGCCCTTGAGCCAGTTGTCGAGAATGACGCCGGCAGCCTGGCGGCCTTTTCCCGCGCCCGTGCCATCACCGAGAAACCATCCACGGCGAAAACGAACGGCATGCTTCCTGTCGGGTGCGACGGCCTTGAGATTGTCGAAGGAGGCATCGAGGCTCCAGTGGCCAGCGAGGTAACCGGAATGGGCTTCGCCGGCATAGATGACGCTCTCGAGCTGGGCATCGGAGAGGTCGCCGCTGGTGACGATGCGCTTCGGCAGGTGCGGGCGATAGCTCGGCTTCGGCGGTGCGACCGAGGCCATTGCAACGGATTCGACCAGCGTGTCAGGATGAGTTTTTGCCTCGGGAATGTGGATCGACTGCAGCCGGTAGGTCTCGTAGATGCCATCCGCACTACTGGTTTCGTCCTTCGGCCGTGTGTCCCGCAGCTCGTAAGAGAGTTCGATGATCTCGTCATCGACGGGTATCGGACGGACCGTTGCTGCAGGCTTCGCCTGGCCGCCGACCGCAGGGCGATGCGAAGATGTGGCGACCACTGCTGGATGCATCGTGTCCGCGCCCAGGCTACCGATGGAGTTCGACGCCGTCGAAGGCGCGCGGGGTGGAAGGCCGGTGATCAAGGTGAGCAGTGTTTCCAGATCGTGCGCTGTACCCTTCGACGTCACAAGCTTCAACGGATCGTCAGCCGGCATCTTGTCGATCACGATCAGGCGCGTTTCCATCGTAGTTCCATGACGGGCGTAGATGCTGCCCCCAATCGCCGCGCTGAACAGGACCGTACTCTTCTCCTGCAGCCGCACGAAAGGGTCCCGCCATGCGGGATTGTCGGGTGAAAGGCCTGCACCAGTGATCGCGACCAGCCGCCCACCGGGAGCAAGCCGCGCGAATGCGGAGGAAAGATGCCGCCAGGCGGCGTCAGCCACGCGACCTTCAACGTGCACTCCCGCTGAGAACGGCGGGTTCATCAGCACCACGGTCGGCCGAATGGATCGGTCGAGGTAATCGTCGATATGCGCGGCATCGTGTTGGGAGACCGAAACGCCGGCGAAGAGCGGCCCCAGCAGCGAGTGCCGGACCACCGCATATTCGTTGAGCGCCAAGCGAGCGCCTGCGAGCTCCGCAAAGATCGCCATCATGCCGGTCCCAGCCGACGGCTCGAGCACCACGTCATCGGCCGTGATGGCGGCAGCACGAGATGCGACGTAGGCAAGCGGGATCGGGGTCGAGAATTGCTGTAGTGCCTGGCTCTCCTCGGATCGGCGTGTATGGGTCGGCACGAGGTTTGCCACTTTCGTCAGCATCGCGAGCGTCGACTGGGGCGACTGGGTGCGGGACACGATCGCGCGGAATTTGCGCAGGAACAGCACCTGGGCGATCTCGGCCGCCTCATAGGCCTCCTTCCAGAGCCAGACGCCCTCGGCGTCGCTGCCGCCGGAAACCTCGGTCATAATTTGCCGCAGGTCAGCTGTGGTGAGGACTTTACCTTGCTCCAGAAGCGGCGTGATCCGACCGCCAGCATCGATAAGTGCTTCAGTGCGCGTTTTGATATCAGGACGTGGAGAGGTGGAGACGATCTGGCAATGCGAGATGATATTCATCGAAGGATGCTCCAAGAGTGAGGAAAGAACAGGGGAGCCCAGCGTCCTGCCGAAGGTCGGAGGAACGAAATCGGGAAGCCAGGGCAGGATCGGGGATCGCCGGCTTAAACCGCCGGCTATTGTCCGTGTCTAGGTCGTCGGGCTTACAAGGAAGCCGGTCGGGTCGTCGGGATCGGGCGGTAGATAGGCATCGTAAGGATTGCCGTCGGCAAGATGGCCAAACGGCGTGGAGGCGTATTCGCCGTCACTGCGGCCGACGGCGCAAAGCACGTAACGAGGCTCGCGGGTCGCGGCATCAAGGCATTCCATGAGAGCGAGATTGCCATCGGACGCGGCGCGAAGCAGCGTATCGAAATTCAAGCGAGCGTAATCGGGTATAGCCATTGCAGTGCTCCATGAAAGAAAATGCCCGGCACGGTGACCGGGCTGGTGGTGACGTTGAGTTGAGTTG from Rhizobium indicum harbors:
- a CDS encoding DUF6117 family protein — its product is MAIPDYARLNFDTLLRAASDGNLALMECLDAATREPRYVLCAVGRSDGEYASTPFGHLADGNPYDAYLPPDPDDPTGFLVSPTT
- a CDS encoding strawberry notch family protein gives rise to the protein MNIISHCQIVSTSPRPDIKTRTEALIDAGGRITPLLEQGKVLTTADLRQIMTEVSGGSDAEGVWLWKEAYEAAEIAQVLFLRKFRAIVSRTQSPQSTLAMLTKVANLVPTHTRRSEESQALQQFSTPIPLAYVASRAAAITADDVVLEPSAGTGMMAIFAELAGARLALNEYAVVRHSLLGPLFAGVSVSQHDAAHIDDYLDRSIRPTVVLMNPPFSAGVHVEGRVADAAWRHLSSAFARLAPGGRLVAITGAGLSPDNPAWRDPFVRLQEKSTVLFSAAIGGSIYARHGTTMETRLIVIDKMPADDPLKLVTSKGTAHDLETLLTLITGLPPRAPSTASNSIGSLGADTMHPAVVATSSHRPAVGGQAKPAATVRPIPVDDEIIELSYELRDTRPKDETSSADGIYETYRLQSIHIPEAKTHPDTLVESVAMASVAPPKPSYRPHLPKRIVTSGDLSDAQLESVIYAGEAHSGYLAGHWSLDASFDNLKAVAPDRKHAVRFRRGWFLGDGTGAGKGRQAAGVILDNWLKGRRRHVWISKSDKLIEDAQRDWGALGQEKLLVTPLSRFRQGRPIKLEEGILFTTFATLRTDEREGKRSRVQQIVDWLGDDFDGVIVFDEGHAMANAAGGKSERGDKAASQQGRAGLRLQRALPDARVVYVSATGATDVESLAYVERLGLWGSADFPFPTRSEFIAAIEDGGVAAMEVLARDLKAMGLYASRSLSFEGVEYEILEHELTEEQIRIYDSYAEAFQVIHNHLDAAMEASGITGKSGTLNKNAKAAARSAFESSKQRFFNHLLTSMKTPALLKATASDLQEGHAAIIQLVSTGAALTERRLAQIPTEDWGDLQVDVTPREYVIDYLLHSFPVQLFEEFSDADGNLSSRPVHDANGNPVICREAERRRDELVETLGSLPAIPTALDQIVQHFGTSQVAEITGRSRRIVRREDSTSIARYGVQNRPGSANLDEARAFMDDEKGILVFSDAGGTGRSYHADLAAKNQRLRLHNLLEAGWRADVAIQGLGRSHRTNQKQPPRFRMIATNVKAERRFLSTIARRLDTLGAITRGQRQTGGQGMFRSEDNLESQYARDALRQFYGLLYAGRIEGCSLDKFESITGLSLTSEEGGLKDELPPIQTFLNRMLALTITMQNLLFEAFEQLLAARIEGAIAAGIYDKGLETITADSMTIADRRLIYTHPVTGAQSHLLTIERRDRNAPMLLHDVQALVGRDPRVKLMINGKSGRPAVMVPTRSIMLDDGSVQPRVSLIRPMDELRFETRQLEETSWEEADEQAFALAWNTEVAAVPEFSTSVMYIVSGLLLPIWKLLPQDFCRIRRLQTDDGEQIVGRVIAPDRLAGLCRNFGIDQTQVLSGDQAWTALVDGSSIVGLAGDMTLRRVRVMNEYRVELTGFTDGMRDWLRSIGLFSEMINWKLRFFVPVTDEGTEILSKLMQRHRLVDVARRS